In Microbacterium sp. 1.5R, the following are encoded in one genomic region:
- a CDS encoding methionine ABC transporter ATP-binding protein: MPIVTLTNVSKTYPSRTRDESEVVAVDDVTLSIEKGDVFGIIGYSGAGKSTLVRLINALEPATSGTITVDDVDITALKESELRKVRGGIGMIFQQFNLFSSRSVKANIAYPLKLAGWSKPDIEKRVAELLSFVGLADKAKAYPEQLSGGQKQRVGIARALATGPAILLADEATSALDPQTTHEVLDLLKRVNQEQGVTIVVITHEMDVIQTIATKVAVMENGRVIEQGDVFDVFSAPQNPASQRFVGTVVKGIPSPSELGVLRERHRGRLVTFSFRDGDSSQAQVFLDLAGAGLDFELVYGGINDIRGRAFGHLTLAIRGESAVIDRTLEQIGQRVEVTEIAEEEAR; the protein is encoded by the coding sequence ATGCCGATCGTCACCCTGACGAATGTCTCGAAGACCTACCCCTCCCGCACGCGCGACGAGTCCGAGGTCGTGGCCGTGGACGACGTGACCCTGTCGATCGAGAAGGGCGACGTCTTCGGGATCATCGGATACTCGGGCGCAGGCAAGTCCACGCTCGTACGACTGATCAACGCGCTCGAGCCGGCGACGAGCGGGACCATCACCGTCGACGACGTCGACATCACAGCTCTCAAGGAGAGCGAGCTGCGCAAGGTCCGCGGCGGCATCGGGATGATCTTCCAGCAGTTCAACCTGTTCTCCTCGCGCAGCGTCAAGGCGAACATCGCCTACCCGCTCAAGCTGGCCGGATGGTCGAAGCCGGACATCGAGAAGCGGGTCGCCGAGCTGCTGAGCTTCGTAGGCCTGGCCGACAAGGCGAAGGCGTACCCCGAACAGCTCTCCGGTGGCCAGAAGCAGCGCGTCGGCATCGCCCGCGCCCTCGCCACCGGCCCGGCCATCCTCCTCGCCGACGAGGCCACCAGCGCACTCGACCCGCAGACCACGCACGAGGTGCTCGACCTGCTCAAGCGGGTCAACCAGGAGCAGGGCGTCACGATCGTCGTCATCACCCACGAGATGGACGTCATCCAGACCATCGCCACCAAGGTCGCGGTCATGGAGAACGGGCGGGTGATCGAGCAGGGCGATGTCTTCGACGTGTTCTCCGCCCCACAGAATCCGGCCTCGCAGCGCTTCGTCGGAACGGTCGTGAAAGGTATCCCGTCGCCGTCCGAGCTCGGCGTGCTGCGGGAGCGCCACCGGGGCCGCCTCGTCACGTTCTCGTTCCGCGACGGCGACTCGTCGCAGGCTCAGGTCTTCCTCGACCTCGCCGGCGCCGGACTCGACTTCGAGCTCGTGTACGGCGGGATCAACGACATCCGGGGGCGCGCCTTCGGCCACCTCACACTCGCGATCCGGGGTGAGAGCGCCGTGATCGACCGCACGC
- a CDS encoding MetQ/NlpA family ABC transporter substrate-binding protein has translation MSITASRRTTSVIAALAAVPLFVALAGCATAPSDAGSGGSEDETVKIGVVGKGDAQWAPFIEAAADEGITVELVDFGSYEQPNPALTEGEIDLNQFQHIVYLAEYNTASGSDLTPVGSTAIYPLGLYSQKYDDVDDIPEGETVAVPDDASNQARALLVLQSAGLIELKSGGTIFSDLSDIDTGKSKVEVTALEAALIPTSLPDVAAAIINNDFVEDAGLTFEDAIAQDDPEDPNALPYVNIFAARAEDADNETYLKLVEIFQTNEDVQAGLLESSGDTAVPLQTPVEDLVASLEKVQKDTEANK, from the coding sequence ATGTCCATCACAGCATCCCGTCGGACCACATCCGTCATCGCCGCGCTCGCCGCGGTCCCGCTCTTCGTCGCACTCGCAGGCTGCGCGACCGCACCGTCCGACGCCGGTTCCGGCGGCTCCGAGGACGAGACCGTCAAGATCGGTGTCGTCGGCAAGGGAGACGCACAGTGGGCTCCTTTCATCGAGGCAGCCGCTGACGAGGGCATCACGGTCGAGCTCGTCGACTTCGGCTCGTACGAGCAGCCGAACCCCGCTCTGACCGAGGGTGAGATCGACCTCAACCAGTTCCAGCACATCGTGTACCTCGCCGAGTACAACACGGCATCCGGCTCCGACCTGACGCCGGTCGGCTCGACGGCGATCTACCCGCTGGGCCTGTACTCGCAGAAGTACGACGATGTCGACGACATCCCCGAGGGGGAGACCGTCGCGGTTCCCGACGACGCATCGAACCAGGCTCGCGCGCTGCTCGTGCTGCAGTCGGCCGGACTCATCGAGCTCAAGAGCGGCGGCACGATCTTCTCCGACCTCTCCGACATCGACACGGGCAAGTCCAAGGTCGAGGTCACCGCGCTCGAGGCCGCGCTGATCCCGACGTCGCTGCCCGACGTCGCGGCGGCGATCATCAACAACGACTTCGTCGAGGATGCGGGTCTGACCTTCGAGGACGCGATCGCTCAGGACGACCCTGAAGACCCGAACGCGCTTCCGTACGTGAACATCTTCGCGGCCCGCGCCGAGGACGCCGACAACGAGACGTACCTCAAGCTCGTCGAGATCTTCCAGACCAATGAGGACGTCCAGGCCGGCCTGCTCGAGTCGTCGGGTGACACCGCCGTGCCGCTGCAGACCCCGGTCGAGGATCTCGTCGCCTCGCTCGAGAAGGTCCAGAAGGACACCGAGGCCAACAAGTAG